From Triticum urartu cultivar G1812 chromosome 2, Tu2.1, whole genome shotgun sequence, a single genomic window includes:
- the LOC125535692 gene encoding putative disease resistance protein RGA4, with amino-acid sequence MEDAYLVPAILWLLQTILGTLGIRELDSWIRQAGLQDDTENLKSELAVLQAVASDAKGRTLQSARLDKSLADLKRFLYDAADLVDELDYWRLRHQVEGVANTVSISQDPLPSSSNAYNRHASDGVTQPCTAAATTTAVTLQEPEGMHEAARVDHGTSMDDGDNILPRRGRGKKRSPHWVDFEEIYDTDGKTVGAECRHCKKKLKYDGKQGPRVLMTHSNSAKCKNTRGARPQPPSHSSIDAAAENATPVAVINSSSIPIIGTNQEPTQITSAIAHPWNKDEFSSRMQEITRQLHDIREDVTMNINMLGLYSGASSVLHQSTASDPCRRTSSLLQGKVYGRDKEKNTIIKVMTAGKSDSVTVVPIVGIGGAGKTALAQFVYNDPKVQNQFDHSTWVWVSNSFDEMRITREMLDIVPREKHKGLCSLDRLQLVLKTHIESKRVLVILDDVWDDLNDCRFNLILAPFKSNNANGSVILVTTRYLSVAKRIGTTEPVVLGALEDDELWLLLKARAFGKENYEAHGNLTNIGQEIAGKLKGNPLAAVTAGELLRVDLTVDHWNKILKDEDWKLLGLSGGIMASLKRSYDQLPYHLHQCFSYCSIFPDSYKFLGEELVRIWISQGFVQQSHHPSKKLEEIGMDYLADLVNLGYFQQVQKDSFLVSQNSYVVSGLMYDFAKMASRADCAIIDGLCWDSPDYHLRLRKLAREVGWRFSGRLSNTHTPFLVRDKYTIHFTFWSLPNFYLCLQVLPTVYNAMIYCQLYSI; translated from the exons ATGGAGGACGCTTACCTTGTGCCGGCGATCTTGTGGCTGCTGCAAACCATCCTCGGCACCCTCGGAATCCGTGAGCTGGATTCGTGGATCCGTCAAGCCGGGCTTCAGGATGACACCGAGAACCTCAAGTCCGAGCTCGCGGTACTCCAGGCGGTGGCCTCCGATGCGAAGGGGAGGACGCTCCAGAGCGCGCGGCTGGATAAATCTCTCGCCGATCTCAAAAGGTTTCTGTACGACGCCGCCGACCTGGTCGACGAGCTCGACTACTGGAGGCTGCGGCACCAAGTCGAAGGAG TCGCCAACACGGTTTCTATTTCCCAAGACCCGCTGCCATCTTCGTCCAATGCGTACAATCGCCACGCCTCTGACGGTGTTACCCAGCCTTGCACCGCAGCCGCAACGACTACTGCCG TTACTTTGCAGGAGCCCGAAGGCATGCATGAAGCAGCGCGAGTAGATCATGGCACATCGATGGACGATGGTGATAATATACTGCCGAGAAGAGGTCGTGGCAAAAAAAGGTCCCCACATTGGGTTGATTTTGAGGAAATATATGACACTGATGGAAAAACCGTGGGGGCAGAATGTAGACACTGTAAAAAGAAACTTAAATACGACGGTAAACAAGGGCCAAGAGTCTTGATGACTCACTCCAATAGTGCCAAGTGTAAGAATACGCGAGGAGCACGTCCCCAGCCGCCAAGCCATTCAAG CATAGATGCTGCTGCTGAAAATGCCACCCCCGTTGCTGTCATTAATTCTTCCAGCATACCAATAATAGGAACGAATCAAGAGCCAACACAAATTACCTCAGCTATTGCTCACCCTTGGAATAAGGACGAATTTTCCAGCAGGATGCAGGAAATAACACGTCAGTTGCATGACATCCGAGAGGATGTGACAATGAATATAAACATGCTCGGGTTATACTCTGGTGCAAGTTCAGTTCTCCATCAAAGTACAGCCTCAGATCCATGCCGAAGAACATCAAGTCTTCTTCAAGGCAAAGTGTATGGGAGAGACAAAGAGAAGAACACAATCATAAAGGTGATGACTGCTGGGAAATCTGACAGTGTGACTGTCGTGCCTATTGTAGGAATTGGAGGTGCTGGGAAGACAGCTCTCGCACAATTTGTATATAATGATCCGAAAGTGCAAAACCAATTTGACCACAGCACATGGGTCTGGGTGTCTAACAGCTTTGATGAAATGAGAATCACAAGAGAGATGTTAGATATTGTCCCTCGAGAAAAGCACAAAGGGTTATGCAGCCTTGACAGACTTCAGCTGGTCTTGAAAACTCATATTGAATCAAAGAGGGTTCTGGTTATTTTAGATGATGTCTGGGATGACCTGAATGATTGCAGATTTAACCTAATACTTGCTCCTTTCAAGTCAAACAATGCAAATGGCAGTGTGATCCTTGTGACGACTAGATATCTCTCTGTTGCAAAAAGGATAGGAACGACTGAACCAGTTGTGTTAGGTGCTCTGGAAGATGACGAATTGTGGTTATTGCTCAAAGCACGAGCATTTGGTAAAGAGAACTATGAAGCGCATGGAAATCTAACGAACATTGGACAGGAAATAGCAGGCAAGCTAAAGGGTAACCCATTAGCAGCAGTAACTGCAGGGGAACTATTAAGAGTTGATCTTACTGTTGATCACTGGAATAAAATTCTCAAGGACGAAGATTGGAAATTGTTGGGGCTCAGTGGAGGCATCATGGCTTCTTTGAAGCGTAGCTATGATCAGTTGCCGTACCATCTACACCAATGCTTCTCGTATTGTTCTATATTCCCCGACAGTTATAAGTTTCTTGGTGAGGAGTTGGTCCGTATTTGGATTTCACAAGGATTTGTCCAACAGAGCCACCATCCAAGTAAGAAATTAGAGGAGATAGGAATGGACTATCTGGCTGATTTGGTGAACCTGGGATATTTTCAGCAAGTTCAAAAAGACTCCTTTCTAGTCAGTCAAAATTCATATGTTGTGTCTGGTCTTATGTATGATTTTGCAAAGATGGCTTCAAGAGCTGACTGCGCAATTATAGATGGTCTATGTTGGGATTCACCGGATTATCACTTGCGCCTCCGTAAGCTCGCAAGAGAAG
- the LOC125535695 gene encoding uncharacterized protein LOC125535695: MAATASLSAVAAPLSVAGLKKAASFRPLPVARAGRPAARMTAVRASSASVQEKLTAGLTAAAVAAALVLPEVAEAASPGLSPSLKNFLLSIVSGGVVFAGIAGAVVAVSNFDPVKRT, translated from the coding sequence ATGGCCGCCACCGCGTCCCTGTCCGCCGTCGCGGCGCCCCTGTCCGTCGCCGGGCTCAAGAAGGCCGCGTCGTTCCGGCCCCTGCCGGTGGCCAGGGCCGGCAGGCCCGCGGCGAGGATGACGGCCGTCCGGGCGTCCTCCGCGTCCGTGCAGGAGAAGCTCACGGCCGGGCTGACCGCGGCGGCCGTGGCGGCGGCGCTGGTGCTGCCCGAGGTCGCGGAGGCCGCGTCCCCGGGGCTGTCCCCGTCGCTCAAGAACTTCCTGCTCAGCATCGTGTCCGGCGGGGTCGTCTTCGCCGGCATCGCCGGGGCCGTCGTCGCCGTCTCCAACTTCGACCCCGTCAAGAGGACCTGA